In Nymphaea colorata isolate Beijing-Zhang1983 chromosome 3, ASM883128v2, whole genome shotgun sequence, a genomic segment contains:
- the LOC116249738 gene encoding peptidyl-prolyl cis-trans isomerase CYP28, chloroplastic produces the protein MWIYLKRHLFIKSAPPLPLRFRIESARTSSCRAPEPNIRVFGTDRDNIGSKLKGDGGPQRGATFFSAPHRHAFSPPSLKLRTMASMAAILSSSTTSPPASSQLHPPAPPLPTRSHLPSLGRRPLLFLTATSSLSLRPPLLSRAEEAPSPSSQPPPSLFSPTGLDTTITDRIFMDFTACPTYFRPERTLDNEFSPCTDGELLGRVILGLYGKLVPLTVENFKALCTSTSSSSYKGVLVHKVFPGQYLMAGKQGRRDKGEVQPPLHLKRNTETVDPLSFRLKHVRPGTLSLCLSENDDDNNRKLDSDYRNVEFLITTGPGPCPDLDNRNIVFGTVLEGLDVVTRIAAIPTYRPAQRIRQFNELAQFLGDERAQIARNIWNRPLKAIYISDCGELKVAKPSLPPTLP, from the exons ATGTGGATATACTTGAAGCGTCATTTATTTATCAAATCGGCTCCACCTCTCCCTCTTCGGTTCCGGATCGAGTCGGCCAGAACCTCTTCATGCAGAGCTCCAGAACCAAACATTCGTGTGTTTGGAACGGATAGAGATAATATCGGCAGCAAGTTGAAGGGAGATGGAGGGCCACAAAGAGGTGCCACGTTCTTCTCTGCACCACACCGCCATGCCTTCTCACCACCATCGCTCAAGCTCAGAACCATGGCGTCCATGGCTGCTATCTTGTCCTCCTCTACAACTTCTCCTCCTGCATCTTCCCAACTCCACCCACCAGCACCACCACTGCCCACGAGATCCCACCTCCCCAGCCTCGGTCGTCGCCCTCTCCTGTTCCTCACTGCCACCTCCTCACTCTCTCTGCGCCCGCCGCTCCTCTCTCGTGCAGAAGAAGCCCCGTCTCCTTCATCGCAACCACCACCAAGCCTCTTCTCCCCCACTGGTTTAGACACCACCATCACCGACCGCATCTTCATGGACTTCACCGCCTGCCCTACCTATTTCAGGCCGGAAAGGACGCTGGATAATGAATTCTCCCCTTGCACTGATGGCGAGCTCCTCGGTAGGGTCATCCTTGGCCTTTACGGCAAGTTGGTGCCACTTACAGTGGAGAATTTCAAGGCCCTGTGCAcatccacttcttcttcttcttacaaGGGGGTCCTCGTGCACAAGGTCTTTCCTGGGCAGTACCTCATGGCGGGAAAGCAGGGGAGGAGAGACAAAGGGGAGGTGCAGCCCCCTCTCCATCTCAAGAGGAACACCGAGACCGTTGACCCTCTTTCGTTCCGGCTGAAGCACGTCCGCCCTGGGACGCTGTCACTCTGCCTATCGGAAAATGACGATGACAATAACCGGAAACTCGATTCTGACTACCGGAATGTTGAATTCCTTATCACAACCGGCCCTGGCCCCTGCCCCGATCTCGACAATCGAAATATCGTCTTTGGAACTGTGCTAGAAG GGTTGGATGTGGTGACCAGAATAGCTGCTATCCCAACGTACAGGCCAGCACAGAGGATACGCCAGTTCAACGAACTTGCACAGTTCCTGGGTGATGAAAGAGCTCAGATTGCCCGAAACATTTGGAATCGCCCACTGAAGGCAATCTACATCAGTGACTGTGGGGAGCTTAAGGTAGCAAAACCTTCCCTACCTCCTACATTACCCTGA